A genomic region of Hippoglossus hippoglossus isolate fHipHip1 chromosome 8, fHipHip1.pri, whole genome shotgun sequence contains the following coding sequences:
- the slc17a7a gene encoding solute carrier family 17 member 7a: MEIRPDRFKAAAGKTLGKIHRLIEKRQPNGETIELSAEGRPELVEEKELPVVDCTCFGLPRRYIIAILSGLGFCISFGIRCNLGVAIVSMVNDHTVFKGNKEVLVAAQFTWDPETVGMIHGSFFWGYIVTQIPGGFICQKFAANRVFGFAIVATSTLNMLIPSAARCHYSCVILVRICQGLVEGVSYPACHGIWAKWAPPLERSRLATTAFCGSYAGAVVAMPLAGILVQYTGWPSVFYVYGSFGIFWYLFWVLVSYESPAAHPTITTEERKYIEDAIGESASFLNPLHKFKTPWRHFFTSMPVYAIIVANFCRSWTFYLLLISQPAYFEEVFGFEISKVGMVSALPHLVMTIIVPIGGQLADYLRTHNLMSTTNVRKMMNCGGFGMEATLLLVVGFSHTKGVAISFLVLAVGFSGFAISGFNVNHLDIAPRYASILMGISNGVGTLSGMVCPLIVGAMTKHKTREEWQYVFLIASLVHYGGVIFYGLFASGEKQPWADIEDTSEEKCGIIDEDELANETEELYRGGGQYGAMSQPVVGSNGGGAGGGGGGGGGAGPGWVSDWDKSEEYVQPPGYNSYMYGGEEERELTRKSNVIQQIINK; this comes from the exons GCTGATAGAGAAGCGGCAGCCCAATGGAGAAACCATCGAGTTATCAGCGGAGGGCCGTCctgagctggtggaggagaaagagctgCCGGTGGTGGACTGCACCTGCTTTGGTTTGCCCAGGCGCTACATCATCGCCATCCTGTCTGGCCTGGGGTTCTGCATCTCCTTCGGCATCCGGTGCAACCTGGGTGTGGCCATTGTGAGCATGGTCAACGACCACACTGTCTTCAAAGGCAACAAGGAAGTTCTCGTG GCTGCACAGTTCACCTGGGACCCTGAGACAGTGGGGATGATCCATGGCTCCTTCTTCTGGGGCTACATTGTCACACAGATCCCGGGTGGCTTTATATGTCAAAAATTTGCAGCCAACAG AGTGTTCGGCTTTGCCATAGTGGCCACCTCCACCCTCAACATGCTGATTCCATCTGCCGCCCGCTGCCATTACAGCTGTGTCATACTGGTCAGGATATGCCAGGGCCTTGTTGAG GGTGTATCATACCCAGCCTGCCACGGGATCTGGGCCAAGTGGGCGCCACCACTGGAGAGAAGTCGATTGGCCACAACAGCCTTTTGTG gATCCTATGCAGGGGCTGTGGTGGCCATGCCTTTAGCTGGGATACTGGTGCAATACACTGGGTGGCCTTCGGTATTCTACGTCTATG GCAGCTTTGGGATATTCTGGTATTTGTTCTGGGTCCTGGTGTCGTACGAGAGTCCTGCAGCGCATCCCACCATcacaacagaggagaggaagtacATCGAAGATGCAATCGGAGAGTCTGCATCATTTCTCAACCCTCTGCAT AAATTTAAAACCCCATGGAGACACTTCTTCACCTCCATGCCAGTCTACGCCATCATTGTGGCCAACTTCTGCAGGAGCTGGACCTTCTACCTGCTGCTCATCAGCCAGCCGGCCTACTTCGAAGAGGTCTTTGGCTTCGAGATCAGCAAG gTGGGCATGGTGTCCGCTCTGCCCCATCTGGTGATGACAATCATCGTGCCAATTGGAGGCCAGTTGGCAGACTACCTGAGAACCCACAACCTGATGTCCACCACCAACGTCCGGAAGATGATGAACTGTGGAG GTTTTGGGATGGAGGCGACCCTCCTGCTGGTGGTGGGATTCTCTCACACTAAAGGTGTTGCCATTTCTTTCCTGGTCCTCGCGGTGGGCTTCAGTGGATTTGCAATCTCAG gGTTTAATGTCAATCACTTGGACATCGCCCCTCGATACGCCAGCATACTGATGGGCATCTCAAACGGGGTGGGAACATTATCAGGAATGGTGTGTCCTCTCATAGTCGGAGCCATGACCAAACACaag ACACGTGAGGAGTGGCAGTATGTCTTCCTTATAGCTTCCCTTGTTCATTATGGAGGAGTGATTTTCTATG gaCTCTTTGCATCAGGAGAGAAGCAGCCATGGGCGGACATAGAAGACACCAGCGAAGAGAAGTGTGGCATCATCGACGAGGATGAACTGGCCAATGAGACAGAGGAGCTCTACCGTGGAGGCGGGCAGTACGGGGCCATGAGCCAGCCCGTGGTGGGTTCTAACGGGGGCGGggccggaggaggaggtggaggaggtggaggagccgGACCCGGGTGGGTGTCGGACTGGGATAAGTCTGAGGAGTATGTTCAACCGCCTGGATACAACTCCTACATGTAcggcggagaggaggagagggagctgaCACGGAAGAGCAACGTGAtccaacaaataataaataaataa